The genomic window tctttgtcggtctctctctcccctctcccactctctctctcccctctcccccctccctctccgtccgccccccttctctctctccctggccccctctgtctctctttcccccctgtccccctctctcccccccccccctctctccccactcccttccccccctgtctccctccccccctctctctcccccttcccccccccccctctctctccacccctcccccctctctctctccccaccctctcccccccccgctctttctctctctctcagggggcCTCCTCCAGTCTGGTGGTGAAGTTCGCGGACACGGAGAAGGAGCGGGGTCTCCGGCGCATGCAGCAGGTGGCCTCCCAGCTGGGGGTCTTCAGCCCCATGACCCTGCACTTCGGGGCGTACAGCGCCTACACGCAGGCCGTGAGtacccccgggggggggggggggggcgggggcggggtcagagggTCACAGTCCCACCGTCCCGTGTGCTGAGCCAGGTGCAGCCGCAGTAGTACCCGCTCACCCTGGATCGGTTCCTGGACTCAAGCTCTTCACGCGCAGCGCTCTGGCGGAGGGGCGGGCGAGCCCATCTTCTGCCAGGCGCTGGGGCCAGAAAAAATTTACGGTCGTGCTGATTCATGCATATTTCAGTCCACGCTAACTGGCACACTTCGGGTGCACTGGGATAGCCGTAGCGTAGCAGCTCAGCGCAGCTCTAAGTGTTTCACGGTGTCCCACTTAAAACCCTTAAACGAGGAAATAGTCTTGAGTGGCCGTCATTCCAGCCGCAGCCGTCGAGCTTTCGGTTGGCTGATTGAGGAGGTGGAGTTACTCAGTGTTCCTTGGAAACGGTTCGTTGGAAACAGTTGCATCCTTTCGCTTCCAATTACATCATCTGTAACCGCGGTGACTCAAGCGCCGAGGAAACGGATGCGGACCATAATaactcctgtctgtctgcctcctcctcctcctcctcctctccgtctctctccgtttgtctcccccccgccccccccgtctctctccgtTCCGTTCGCCCCGCAGCTGGTCCAGCAGCAAGCTCTGGTCGCTCAGTCCGCGTACCTGTCTCCCGTGGCGACGGTCGCCGCGGTGCAGCTGCAGCAAATGGCTGCCATCAACGCCAACGGCATCATCGCCACGCCCATCACGTCCATCGCCCCCTCCTCGGGTAACAGTTCGGAGcttaccaaccccccccccccgcccccccatctgCCGATTTTGGGAAAGGCTTGTCTCCCGTCGTCTCCGTCTCTGTTTCCGGGCCCTCTTGTCTGATTGGTCCTCTTTTGCAGGTACGAACACGCCCCCCGCCCTCGCGGCCACGCCCGTTCCCGCCCTGCCTCCACCGATTGGAGTCAACGGCTACAGTCAGTTGCCGGCTACGGCCAATGGGCAGCCGGCTTCTGAGACGCTGTACACCAATGGGGTTCACCCGTACCCTGGTGAGGACCTCTTGTAtcaggcatttttttaaaaaatatataattggtCCAGGATCCTGACCAGGAGAGGCTGGTATAGATAATTGATGGTTGTATGGATATAATTAGTTATACTTTCCTTCCTCCTCATTATGACTGCGTACAGTTAAACATACTACTGTGCAGGTACTAAAAATGATCCTAATGGGTTTAACGGCAATGATCTTCACTACAAGCATAGCATGTTTCTTGATACTATTAATTCATAGCTAAGAAATTtgctattttaattaataaaggactgttttttcacattgcacaccatgtgttttttcttgatttccctctttttcccttcctccctccccgcctctttctctctcaatctctttcCCATTCTctcaccttccctccctccctcctcacttctctctctctccttccctccctcctcacctcTCTCTATGTCACTCCCTtcctcctcacctctctctctcaatccttccctccctcctcgcctctctctctctctctctctcactccctctctggctctctctctatctccctcgcctctctctcagcccagagTCCTGTGGCAGCTTTGGATCCTTTACAGCAGGCATATGCAGGCATGCAGCACTACACAGGTAAGGACCAGTgctctgttacagtgtgtgtgtgtgtgtgtttgtgtgcatgtgtttgtgtgcacctgtgtaattgtgtgtgtgcgcgtgtgtgtgattgtgtgtgtgtgcgtgattgtgtgtgtgattgtgtgtgtctgtgtgtctatgtgcgtgcatgtgtgtgtgtgtgtgtgtatctgtgtgcgattgtgtgtatgtgggtgtatgtatgtttgcgtttttgtgtgtgcatatgagtgtgattgtgtgtgtgtctgtgtgtgcgtgcgggtgattgtttgtatgtgtgtgtatgtatgtctgcatatgtgtgtgcgcacgtgagtgtatgtacgtcactttggataaaggtgtctgccaaataaatgtaatgtaatataatttaatgtatgtgtgtgtgtctttatgcaTTTCAAAAGCTCAAATTAAATGTGTCTCTACATGTCTCCCTCACACCCACCAGCGGCGTATCCAGCTGCTTATGGATTGGTTGGCCAGCCTTTTCCACAGCAACACACCCTGGTTGCTCAGCAACACCAGCAGCcccagcaacaacaacagcggGAAGGTGATGCTACTTCCTGTGCCTGACGTGCCAGTCGGCTTCCTCTCTTTCGCCATCTCGCCTTTTCTTTTATAGCCTTTCtcttcagccattttctcagttgtttcttttgtcttttctaCCCTTTCCAAATCACTTTCTCCCCTTACCCTTTCACTCGCTTCAAACAAGCCGTTCCCTCCTTCCGTCTCTAAATGTCAGTTCACGCCCGGCATCAGAATGCGTCTCCACACGCGTCTCGAGCgaccacttgtgatcggatctcaCTTCCCCGCTCGATATGCAAATGAACACGTACATCGTTTCCGTTTGCAAAGACCGAAtgcgttgttgttgtttttattctgtcCCTACAGAATGACCTTGTTGTTTGAGTCCTTGGCTTTTCTGAAAGCAGTCTTGGGGTGTTTGATTTTAGTGTTGGCACTGCTGCCATGATCGACTGTAACCATCCCCCTCCATCTTTTTTCGAAAATCTCCTCATAAATCGCCTGGTTGCGATAAGAATCATCCAGTTTCCGTTGTACTGACTCTTCGGCCCGGACAGAAATCGGACAGCGTGTTCCGTGTGTACTCCGTCCACGAGAATCCATTTTGCCTGTTGCTATGGCTTCTCCTTGTTGTTTCGCACTTATATGTAAGTATATAGTAttagtatatacatatactaaTATGACGCCGTTGGTGCGCGaatgacggagtgtagcacagtgggtaaggaactgggcttgtaaccgaaaggtcgcaggttcgattcccgggtaggacacttccgttgtacccttgagcaaggtacttaaccgaaattgcttcagtatatatccagctgtataaatggatacaatgtaaaatgctatgtaaaaagttgtgtaagtcgctctggataagagcgtctgctaaatgcctgtaatgtaatgtaatgagtgcgTACTTCCGCTGACGCAGAGGACGTCAGGTGACTAGGCGGTCCTTCACTGTGGCCCAGGGCGCATTCGTGTACCCGCTGCTAAAAGAATGTGGCCATATGTGACCCAGACCACCTCCGAATGTGGTCTGAGCGATCGGGTCTCAGTGCGTCCTCGGCGTGCCTCGGGTGCGTTCGCGCCTGTTGCTGGAGCTGTCCGCTTGTGATGGGGTCAGCCGAGGGCGCATTATGATGCCAGGCCTGAACAGGGCCTGAGTCTCACTCCGTAGTCCTCCACTCCTCCAGCCCCTCCTGTCCTCTGTGAGCGCAGCCTCGGGGCCTGACAGTGCTCTCTGAcccaagggtgtgtgtgtgtgtccagggcCTTATGGTGCTCTGactggagggtgtgtgtgtgtgtccccaggGCCTTATGGTGCTCTGactggagggtgtgtgtgtgtccccaggGCCTTATGGTGCTCTGactggagggtgtgtgtgtgtgtccccagtGCCTTATGATGCTCTGactggagggtgtgtgtgtgtgtccccagtGCCTTATGTTGCTCTGactgaagggtgtgtgtgtccccagGGCCTTATGGTGCTCTGactggagggtgtgtgtgtgtccccaggGCCTTATGGTGCTCTGactggagggtgtgtgtgtgtgtccccagtGCCTTATGATGCTCTGactggagggtgtgtgtgtgtgtccccagtGCCTTATGTTGCTCTGactgaagggtgtgtgtgtccccagGGCCTTATGGTGCTCTGactggagggtgtgtgtgtgtccccaggGCCTTATGGTGCTCTGAccgaagggtgtgtgtgtgtgtccagggcCTTATGGTGCTCTCTGAccggagggtgtgtgtgtgtccccaggGCCTTATGGTGCTCTCTGactgaagggtgtgtgtgtgtgtccctaggTCCTGAGGGCTGCAACATCTTCATCTACCACCTGCCCCAGGAGTTCACCGACTCCGAGATGCTCCAGATGTTCCTGCCCTTCGGCAACGTCATCTCCGCCAAGGTCTTCGTCGACCGCGCCACCAACCAGAGCAAGTGCTTCGGTGAGAGcggagaagggggagagagggaggagaggacggGTAGCATGGCGCCCCTAGGGGGAGCTCCAGAGCAGCTGCCCTCCAGCGCAGGGCTGCCTGTTCTCTGCTTGTTCATCCGTGACAGCACCCTGCTGTGCAGGATAGGGTCAGCGGTGTCTGTGACTGGGTCAATGCAAGGCTACCCAACTACGTGTCCTGTAGGCCCCAATCCTAGCAAACCGCACCTTATTCAATAACAAAGCAAGGTATCTCCTTGATCAGGTAATtcgtagaatcaggtgtgccaagttagggttgaaatgaaaacctacatgattgtcagatctccaggaacagggttgggcagccctgctctagctgttgaacgaggtgtgctttgttagggttgaaatgaaaacctacatgattgtcagatctccaggaacagggttggccagCACCGATTAAATACTTCATGTCAAATTCATGCCACGAGAATGATGTGTCCTATTTTCAGTGGGAGAATGAACATTGTCATGGTGGTGATGTCATTTAGGATATGACTTTTGATGCATGCAGATAGTTTCAATGGAAAAGCAAACTAAATGCAAGATATGCCCCTTCATCGCTGAAAATTAATTAGTTGCTTTTCATTGCATCGAGGTTACCTGATTGGTTATCATGTCTGGTGTTCACACGGGCCAATATTCCAAGGACGGGGTGTTCTTATTTACTTCTTCACAGAGCTGGATAGCCTTTTTATTGCTTTGAGTGAACTCTGCCTCTTCAGATAACACTTTAAAGGATAGtgttttggtgggggggtgtttgtcttgactgtttgtttttattttttaatttgaggatGTACGGTAGCAcactcattttcattatttatcttcAGCTGGACTGTAGTCATTACATCCCAtaatactcccccccccccgtggcgCGCGGTTTCCCCGCTCCCCAGGCTCGGTGGCCTTCCTCCGCTGGGGGGCGAAATGGCTGAGAGTTTGAGCTCAGATGCCTTATCTTTATCCCAGAAAACCCGCTCACGTTTGCTGATGCACTCTGGGCACTGGGAAGACATTAATGAGACAGCCTTTTCCTTTCAATTTAATTCAGGTAGCTACGCTACTTGCTTTCTCCCCGtatcactattattatttttttttgtcggtCGGTGTGCTTTTAACCGAAGCTGGCTTCCTCGCTCGACGAGGAGCGTGAACACGAGCTGCAGACGACTGCAGACTGCGGCTTGCTAATGACACGGGGAATTACAGAAAGCATCGTGAGTCATACGCTTCCAGTAGTCATTATGCACCCGTTTAAGAAATGACGTTCCTCCACGGACAATTTCACGCACCGTCGTGACATGAAACCCCCAGGATTAGCTGCTGAGACTTAACCCTTAACACCGAGCTGCAACGCGAGCCTGACCTGCCGCCATTAGCTCATTtagggcggcggcggcgagctAAGTAGCTTACACTGGGTGATTTACATCACTCTCGAACCAGCTAGTCGGCTA from Anguilla anguilla isolate fAngAng1 chromosome 8, fAngAng1.pri, whole genome shotgun sequence includes these protein-coding regions:
- the LOC118233705 gene encoding CUGBP Elav-like family member 3 isoform X1, with protein sequence MKEADAIKLFIGQIPRNLEEKDLKPIFEQFGKIYELTVIKDKYTGMHKGCAFLTYCARESALKAQSALHEQKTLPGMNRPIQVKPADSEGRGEDRKLFVGMLGKQQSDEDVRKMFEPFGTIDECTVLRGPDGTSKGCAFVKYQSHTEAQAAISSLHGSRTLPGASSSLVVKFADTEKERGLRRMQQVASQLGVFSPMTLHFGAYSAYTQALVQQQALVAQSAYLSPVATVAAVQLQQMAAINANGIIATPITSIAPSSGTNTPPALAATPVPALPPPIGVNGYSQLPATANGQPASETLYTNGVHPYPAQSPVAALDPLQQAYAGMQHYTAAYPAAYGLVGQPFPQQHTLVAQQHQQPQQQQQREGPEGCNIFIYHLPQEFTDSEMLQMFLPFGNVISAKVFVDRATNQSKCFGFVSFDNPASAQTAIQAMNGFQIGMKRLKVQLKRPKDANRPY
- the LOC118233705 gene encoding CUGBP Elav-like family member 3 isoform X3; amino-acid sequence: MKEADAIKLFIGQIPRNLEEKDLKPIFEQFGKIYELTVIKDKYTGMHKGCAFLTYCARESALKAQSALHEQKTLPGMNRPIQVKPADSEGRGEDRKLFVGMLGKQQSDEDVRKMFEPFGTIDECTVLRGPDGTSKGCAFVKYQSHTEAQAAISSLHGSRTLPGASSSLVVKFADTEKERGLRRMQQVASQLGVFSPMTLHFGAYSAYTQALVQQQALVAQSAYLSPVATVAAVQLQQMAAINANGIIATPITSIAPSSGTNTPPALAATPVPALPPPIGVNGYSQLPATANGQPASETLYTNGVHPYPAQSPVAALDPLQQAYAGMQHYTAAYPAAYGLVGQPFPQQHTLVAQQHQQPQQQQQREGPEGCNIFIYHLPQEFTDSEMLQMFLPFGNVISAKVFVDRATNQSKCFGGTYEGVQ
- the LOC118233705 gene encoding CUGBP Elav-like family member 3 isoform X2, yielding MKEADAIKLFIGQIPRNLEEKDLKPIFEQFGKIYELTVIKDKYTGMHKGCAFLTYCARESALKAQSALHEQKTLPGMNRPIQVKPADSEGRGDRKLFVGMLGKQQSDEDVRKMFEPFGTIDECTVLRGPDGTSKGCAFVKYQSHTEAQAAISSLHGSRTLPGASSSLVVKFADTEKERGLRRMQQVASQLGVFSPMTLHFGAYSAYTQALVQQQALVAQSAYLSPVATVAAVQLQQMAAINANGIIATPITSIAPSSGTNTPPALAATPVPALPPPIGVNGYSQLPATANGQPASETLYTNGVHPYPAQSPVAALDPLQQAYAGMQHYTAAYPAAYGLVGQPFPQQHTLVAQQHQQPQQQQQREGPEGCNIFIYHLPQEFTDSEMLQMFLPFGNVISAKVFVDRATNQSKCFGFVSFDNPASAQTAIQAMNGFQIGMKRLKVQLKRPKDANRPY